One Thermoplasmatales archaeon genomic window carries:
- the larA gene encoding nickel-dependent lactate racemase — MEVLFPYGKGKLGIDIPDKNIIKVVEAREIRAENEGEIIEKGLDFETLKKFTGKIAIVVDDKTRPCPTKKILPYLLDEIKGEIKIIFATGTHEAVNEKEAYELLGDIANNYEWVSHSQNADFVDVGETKFGTPLLLNKDFMKADVKILLGDIEYHYFAGYGGGRKSVLPGVASEKTIEINHKRMFHENSRFGMLDGNPVSDDMENAADIAGVDFCFNVVMNSRHEIVGAFSGEHKKVLREGAKMVDKMYKVEVDGKADAAIIAADGHPHDINLYQAMKAIQTVVDVVKEGGSIFLIAECSEGHGSKKFYDEIGKYKNSNEVKEDLLKKFIMGKHKVYYMLKACEKFKIYMVTKMSEEMVSHFRMKKIEENEIMENIYKNHGKDAKILVSPHASTTLATLKQNN; from the coding sequence ATGGAAGTTTTGTTTCCTTATGGGAAGGGTAAGCTTGGAATTGATATTCCAGATAAAAATATTATTAAGGTTGTTGAGGCAAGAGAAATAAGAGCAGAAAATGAAGGCGAGATAATAGAAAAAGGGCTGGATTTTGAAACTCTTAAGAAATTCACGGGTAAAATAGCGATTGTTGTTGATGACAAAACTCGCCCCTGTCCCACAAAAAAAATTCTTCCGTATTTGCTGGATGAAATTAAAGGAGAAATAAAGATAATTTTTGCGACAGGAACGCATGAAGCGGTTAATGAAAAGGAAGCATATGAACTGCTTGGAGATATAGCAAATAATTATGAATGGGTAAGCCACAGCCAGAATGCTGATTTTGTTGATGTTGGGGAGACAAAATTTGGGACTCCATTGCTTCTAAATAAGGACTTTATGAAAGCTGATGTTAAAATTTTACTCGGGGATATAGAATACCATTACTTTGCTGGATATGGAGGGGGAAGAAAAAGTGTTTTGCCAGGTGTGGCTTCTGAGAAAACAATTGAAATAAATCATAAGAGGATGTTTCATGAAAATTCAAGATTTGGTATGCTGGATGGAAATCCTGTTAGCGATGATATGGAAAATGCAGCAGATATTGCGGGAGTAGATTTCTGCTTCAATGTAGTTATGAACAGCAGGCATGAAATAGTTGGGGCATTTTCTGGGGAGCATAAAAAAGTTTTAAGGGAAGGAGCAAAGATGGTTGATAAAATGTATAAAGTGGAAGTTGATGGCAAAGCTGATGCCGCAATAATTGCAGCTGATGGGCATCCGCATGATATAAATCTTTATCAGGCAATGAAAGCGATTCAAACCGTTGTTGATGTTGTAAAGGAAGGGGGAAGCATATTTTTAATAGCTGAATGTAGCGAGGGGCATGGAAGCAAGAAGTTTTATGATGAAATCGGAAAATATAAAAATAGCAATGAAGTAAAGGAAGATTTGCTTAAAAAATTCATTATGGGAAAGCACAAGGTTTATTACATGCTTAAAGCATGCGAAAAATTCAAAATTTATATGGTAACAAAAATGAGCGAGGAAATGGTATCTCATTTCAGGATGAAAAAAATAGAAGAAAATGAAATCATGGAAAATATATATAAAAATCATGGTAAGGATGCAAAAATTCTTGTTTCACCACATGCTTCAACAACTCTTGCAACTCTAAAGCAAAATAATTAA
- a CDS encoding 30S ribosomal protein S2, which translates to MEEKKLLIPEETYISCGVEIGTQQKTEHMRPFIARVRNDGLYLIDIEETDKRIRYAAKLLARYDPKKVAVVAIRVYAHKPIKMLSDICGFEAMPGRFPPGTFTNPNSEDYKEVDILLLNDPIGDKQAMNEAIKVGLPIVALCDTNNETSFVDLVIPVNNKGRKSLALTYWLLTREILKARGDIKSDNEFQYRIEDFEAEL; encoded by the coding sequence AAATTACTCATTCCAGAGGAAACATATATTTCATGTGGCGTGGAAATAGGCACCCAGCAAAAAACAGAGCATATGAGACCATTTATTGCAAGGGTAAGAAATGACGGTCTATATCTAATAGATATAGAGGAGACAGATAAAAGAATAAGATATGCCGCTAAATTGCTTGCAAGATATGACCCAAAGAAAGTTGCGGTCGTTGCTATAAGGGTATATGCACACAAACCAATAAAAATGCTTTCAGATATATGTGGTTTTGAGGCAATGCCCGGGAGATTTCCGCCAGGCACATTTACAAATCCGAATTCAGAAGATTATAAAGAAGTGGATATACTTCTTTTGAATGATCCAATAGGAGATAAGCAGGCAATGAATGAAGCAATAAAGGTTGGATTACCAATCGTAGCACTTTGTGATACCAACAATGAAACAAGTTTTGTTGATCTTGTTATCCCCGTGAATAATAAAGGAAGAAAATCTCTTGCATTAACCTACTGGCTACTTACAAGGGAAATATTGAAGGCAAGAGGGGATATAAAGAGCGATAATGAATTCCAATACAGGATAGAGGATTTCGAAGCTGAACTATAA
- a CDS encoding RuvB-like helicase, protein MEERIFERIGTHSHVKGLGLENMKAVDGADGLVGQKEAREAAGIIVEMVKNGKFAGRAVLLAGPPGTGKTAIALGIAKELGKDVPFVSISGSEIYSLEMKKTEFLMQAMRKAIGVRVHEMRKIYEGEVTFIDIQKVQHPYNPYQQIPKSAIIKLRTKDEEKQFKVDELFANNLIQQGVETGDIIQIDADSGRIVKIGKTKKEDVDLSLKEAVEIPEGSIAKEKEFVYVVSLYDLDVASTRRGFFSLFFGGKEEITNETRQEVDETVKEWVDSGKAEIIPGVLFIDEVHMLDIETFAFLNRAMESELAPIIILASNRGISRIRGTDLKSPHGIPVDLIDRLLIITTKNYSREEIKKILEIRIEEEKVNIEKEALEYLTETGSRASLRYALQLITPSSYIASNKKRDRICIEDIKEAERLFVDVKRSIKYLKEYEEIMLGE, encoded by the coding sequence ATGGAGGAGAGAATATTTGAGAGAATAGGCACTCATTCGCATGTAAAAGGGCTTGGTCTCGAAAACATGAAGGCAGTGGATGGAGCGGACGGACTTGTCGGACAAAAGGAGGCAAGAGAGGCAGCTGGTATAATTGTCGAAATGGTAAAAAATGGAAAATTTGCTGGAAGGGCTGTGCTGCTTGCGGGTCCGCCTGGCACAGGCAAGACGGCGATTGCTCTTGGGATTGCAAAAGAACTTGGAAAGGATGTGCCTTTTGTCTCGATTTCTGGTTCTGAGATATATTCACTGGAAATGAAAAAGACGGAGTTTTTGATGCAGGCAATGAGGAAAGCAATAGGTGTGAGAGTTCATGAAATGAGAAAGATATATGAAGGAGAGGTAACATTTATTGATATTCAAAAAGTCCAGCATCCTTATAATCCTTACCAGCAGATTCCAAAATCAGCGATAATAAAGCTTCGAACCAAAGATGAGGAAAAGCAGTTTAAAGTAGATGAGCTATTTGCAAATAATCTTATACAGCAGGGAGTGGAGACAGGGGACATTATTCAGATTGATGCTGATAGCGGGAGAATTGTAAAAATAGGTAAAACAAAAAAGGAAGATGTTGACTTATCATTAAAGGAAGCTGTTGAAATTCCAGAGGGAAGCATAGCAAAGGAAAAGGAATTTGTTTATGTTGTATCTTTATATGATTTGGATGTTGCATCCACCAGAAGAGGCTTCTTTTCCCTGTTTTTTGGTGGAAAGGAAGAAATAACAAATGAAACAAGGCAGGAAGTGGATGAGACAGTTAAGGAATGGGTTGATTCAGGAAAAGCTGAAATAATTCCTGGCGTGCTTTTTATAGATGAGGTCCATATGCTTGATATAGAGACATTTGCATTTTTAAACAGAGCAATGGAATCGGAGCTTGCCCCTATAATAATTCTTGCATCCAATAGAGGAATTTCAAGAATAAGAGGAACTGACTTAAAATCCCCTCATGGAATTCCTGTTGATTTAATAGATAGATTGCTTATAATAACGACAAAAAATTATAGCAGGGAAGAAATTAAAAAAATACTGGAAATAAGAATTGAAGAGGAGAAGGTAAATATTGAAAAGGAAGCCCTTGAATATCTGACCGAAACAGGAAGCAGAGCATCGCTTCGCTATGCACTGCAACTCATAACCCCTTCTTCATATATCGCAAGCAACAAAAAGAGAGATAGAATATGTATTGAAGATATAAAAGAGGCGGAGAGATTATTTGTTGATGTTAAAAGATCAATAAAATATTTAAAAGAATATGAAGAAATTATGCTAGGTGAATAA
- a CDS encoding response regulator → MNKILIVDDEPDIHEILKSYLSRIRDVEIISAFSATEGIKLYKELFLKGEKPSLVIMDLNLSGKDDTKIDKIKMEGIRATEKILEIDPEAVIWGYTAWFGTKWAEELKRVGAKIIFGRTTPFKEFAKMVEKFIQEKKSFLIPYLP, encoded by the coding sequence TTGAATAAAATACTTATTGTGGATGATGAGCCAGATATACATGAAATACTTAAAAGTTATTTAAGCAGAATAAGAGATGTTGAAATTATAAGTGCATTTTCTGCAACAGAAGGAATAAAGTTGTATAAAGAGTTGTTCCTAAAAGGAGAGAAACCTTCTCTTGTTATAATGGACTTAAACCTTTCTGGGAAAGATGATACAAAGATTGATAAGATTAAAATGGAAGGAATAAGGGCAACTGAAAAAATTCTTGAAATTGATCCAGAAGCAGTTATATGGGGCTATACTGCATGGTTTGGGACAAAATGGGCTGAAGAGCTCAAGAGAGTAGGAGCAAAGATAATATTTGGAAGGACAACTCCTTTCAAGGAATTTGCTAAAATGGTTGAAAAATTTATACAGGAAAAGAAATCATTTCTTATACCCTATCTTCCTTAA
- a CDS encoding 50S ribosomal protein L40e, producing MANFPEAEARLLNKLVCMKCNAKNPLKAERCRKCGSTRLRLKSKERGKGAAGGKA from the coding sequence ATGGCAAATTTCCCTGAAGCAGAAGCAAGATTGCTTAACAAGCTCGTATGTATGAAATGCAATGCAAAAAATCCTTTAAAGGCGGAGAGATGCAGGAAATGTGGTTCAACCAGACTCAGGCTAAAATCAAAGGAGAGGGGTAAAGGAGCAGCCGGCGGCAAGGCATAG
- a CDS encoding adenosine-specific kinase encodes MIEIEIEKPPEINFILGQTHFIKSVEDLYEAMMHVPNAKFGIAFCEASGKCLIRYDGNDEEMINLAVKNAEKISAGHTFIIFMKNCYPINVLNSIKNIPEVCRIYCATANPTKILIHETEIEGEKGRAIIGVVDGFKSKGVEKENDKKERIELLRKIGYKK; translated from the coding sequence ATGATTGAAATAGAAATAGAGAAGCCACCCGAGATAAATTTTATTTTGGGGCAAACACACTTTATAAAGAGTGTAGAAGATTTATATGAAGCAATGATGCATGTTCCAAATGCAAAATTTGGAATAGCATTTTGCGAAGCCTCTGGAAAATGTCTTATAAGATATGATGGAAATGATGAAGAAATGATAAATCTTGCAGTAAAAAATGCAGAGAAAATTTCAGCGGGACATACTTTCATAATTTTCATGAAAAACTGCTATCCAATAAATGTGCTAAATTCAATAAAAAATATTCCAGAAGTATGCAGGATATACTGTGCAACAGCAAATCCAACAAAAATTTTAATTCATGAAACAGAAATTGAAGGCGAAAAAGGAAGGGCAATAATTGGAGTTGTTGATGGATTTAAGAGCAAGGGAGTGGAGAAGGAGAATGATAAAAAGGAAAGAATTGAACTTTTAAGGAAGATAGGGTATAAGAAATGA